A window from Trinickia violacea encodes these proteins:
- the tnpA gene encoding IS66-like element accessory protein TnpA, with protein MAIISDLMGITLSQSAEKKPGTRMGRPNYPRDVRERLAAAACEPGVSVAKLARENGINANMLFTWRRRYLADRQARSAGLIPVVLVGDTPTEVVASPSVEPRVPDTKPASPVGTIEIRIGRAVVKVDGLVDADVLRTVLDSLRS; from the coding sequence ATGGCCATCATTTCGGATTTGATGGGCATCACTTTGTCACAGTCTGCAGAGAAGAAGCCGGGTACCCGAATGGGTCGCCCCAACTACCCCCGGGATGTTCGTGAGCGGCTGGCGGCAGCGGCTTGCGAGCCGGGTGTATCGGTCGCGAAGCTGGCTCGGGAGAATGGCATCAACGCGAACATGCTGTTCACCTGGCGGCGGCGATATCTGGCCGATCGGCAAGCTCGGTCGGCTGGGCTCATTCCGGTCGTACTGGTAGGCGACACGCCGACGGAAGTCGTTGCGTCACCTTCGGTAGAACCGCGAGTGCCGGACACGAAGCCTGCATCACCTGTTGGCACGATCGAGATCCGTATCGGTCGTGCCGTGGTTAAGGTGGACGGCTTGGTTGATGCCGACGTGCTGCGAACCGTGCTGGATAGTCTGCGCTCATGA
- the tnpB gene encoding IS66 family insertion sequence element accessory protein TnpB (TnpB, as the term is used for proteins encoded by IS66 family insertion elements, is considered an accessory protein, since TnpC, encoded by a neighboring gene, is a DDE family transposase.) translates to MISLPAGTRIWIAAGITDMRCGFQGLAAKVQTALEENPLGGNVYIFRGRRGDLVKILWATEDGIWLLAKRLERGRFIWPEADGGKVHLSPAQLSMLLEGIDWRQPRRSAALSML, encoded by the coding sequence ATGATCTCCCTCCCGGCAGGCACGCGCATCTGGATCGCTGCGGGCATCACCGACATGCGCTGCGGCTTCCAGGGGCTGGCCGCGAAGGTACAAACAGCGCTTGAGGAGAATCCGCTGGGCGGCAACGTCTACATCTTCCGGGGCCGTCGAGGTGACCTGGTGAAGATCCTTTGGGCAACGGAGGACGGAATCTGGCTACTCGCGAAGCGGCTTGAACGAGGCCGTTTTATATGGCCTGAGGCAGACGGTGGCAAGGTCCATTTGAGTCCTGCACAACTGTCTATGCTCCTTGAGGGCATCGATTGGAGACAGCCCCGTCGCAGCGCCGCGTTATCGATGTTGTAA